One Streptomyces sp. CG4 genomic window, AGCAATCGATAGAAAGCCAACCTGAAGCAGTCATGCAAACGCCCCCGCCGCCCACCCCGCGCACCGAGCCCACCGATGCGGACGTCGAGGCCTTCAAGCAGCAGCTCGGCCGTCCGCCCCGCGGCCTGCGGGCCATCGCGCACCGCTGCCCCTGCGGCCAGCCGGACGTCGTGGAGACCGCGCCGCGGCTGCCCGACGGCACCCCCTTCCCGACGCTGTACTACCTCACCTGCCCGAAGGCGTCCTCCGCGATCGGCACGCTGGAGGCGAACGGCGTGATGAAGGAGATGACCGAGCGGCTGCAGACGGATCCTGAGCTGGCCGCCGCGTATCGCTCCGCGCATGAGGACTACATCCGGCGGCGGGACGAGATCGAGGAGCTGACGGGGTTTCCGAGCGCCGGGGGTATGCCGGACCGGGTGAAGTGCCTGCATGTCCTGGTGGCCCACTCGCTGGCCGCCGGGCCCGGTGTGAACCCGCTCGGGGACGAGGCGATCGCGATGCTGCCGGAGTGGTGGGCCAAGGGGGCGTGTGTCGTTCCCGGCGCCGACGCCGCCTGCGAGTAGACGCCGCCGGCGAGTAGCAGAGAGAAGAAGGGCTTGACCATGACCCGCGTCGCCGCCATCGACTGCGGCACCAACTCCATCCGGTTGCTCGTCGCCGATGTGCACCCCGAGACCGGTGAACTCGTCGATCTGGACCGCCGGATGACGATCGTGCGGCTCGGCCAGGGGGTCGACCGTACCGGCCGGCTCGCTCCGGAGGCACTGGAGCGGACCTTCGCCGCCTGCCGCGAGTACGCGGAGATCATCAAGGAGCACGGCGCCGAGCGGCTCCGCTTCGTGGCCACCTCCGCCTCCCGCGACGCCTCGAACCGGGACGACTTCGTGCGCGGCGTGCTGGACATCCTCGGGGTCGAGCCGGAGGTCATCAGCGGCGACCAGGAGGCCGAGTTCTCCTTCACCGGCGCGACCAGAGAGCTGGCGGGACACAACGAGGGGGGCGCGAAGCGCCCTTCGATTGAGGGTGGTGGTGGGCGACGGGCGGGCGAGATGACCGAGCCGTATCTCGTCGTGGACATCGGCGGCGGCTCCACCGAGTTCGTCGTGGGCGAGGAGCACGTCCGGGCGGCGCGGTCGGTGGACGTCGGCTGTGTGCGGATGACGGAACGTCACCTGGTGCGGGACGGCAAGGTCTCCGACCCGCCCACCGCGGAGCAGATCGCCGCGATAAGGGCCGACATCGAGGCCGCCCTGGACCTCGCGGAGCAGACGGTGCCGCTGCGCGAGGCGCACACCCTGGTGGGCCTCGCCGGGTCCGTCACCACCATCTCGGCGATCGCCCAGGAGCTGCCCGAGTACGACTCCGCGCGCATCCACCACTCCCGGATCTCGCACGACCGCGTCCGCGAGATCACCGAGTGGCTGCTGCGCTCCACGCACGCCGAGCGCGCCGCGATCCCGTCCATGCACCCCGGCCGGGTCGACGTCATCGGCGCGGGCGCCCTCGTGCTGCTCGCGATCATGGAGCGGATCGGCGCGGCGGAGGTCGTGGTGAGCGAGCACGACATCCTCGACGGCATCGCCTTCAAGGTGGCGGAAGAGGCGGAAGCGGGCAAGGGCGGCCGCTGACCCACGGTGACATGGAGCGGCCCCGGTTCCTCCCACGAGGAACCGGGGCCGTCGCCTGAGCCCGGGCCGGCCGTCAGTCAGCAGAGAAGGGCGATGAGGGCGATGCACCCGTTGTTGCCGTCGTCGTCGTCTTCGCCATGGCCGCCGGCAGGGGCGGCCGCTCTGGTGATGTGGGACGTGGGCGTCGTCGCCATGGCGGACGCGGCCGTGGCCGTCCCCGTGGCAAGAGCGATGCTCAGGACTGCGCTGACCGCGCATATTCGCGAAAGGGCCTTCTTGGAGGCCGTCTGTGAAGTGCTCATGCCTGCACGTTATGGGCGCTCGTGTCCGATATCGCGCGGTGTGTGGCTGATGGGTGAACGATGCGGCGTCCAACGATCCGTCCGGGTGGTTTTTCCCGGCGCGGGCTGTTGCCCGGCTCTCATTTGTTACTTGTGGGTAGCCTCTGGCTGAGCAGGTCGGATAACGTTTGAGCGCCCTCCGGGGGCTCTTTTGGGCTCCGTGATGACGCGGCGCCGGAAAACTTCGTGAAGTTCTTCACAAGGATTTCGGTCCGGCCGGCGTACGGAAGGCGGCCCGTTGGCCCTTTCGGGGGGCGAAGAGGCCGTTGAACATGTTCAGATGGGGGTCGTACCACACCTGCGGATCGCGTTCCGGCGACCGTGTTCCGGGCGGCTCACGTCTTCGCCCGGCACCGAGAGGGGCAGCTCACGCGGCCTTGACAACGACTCAAAGGGGGCTGTGGTTCCCCTGGCCGGTCATGATCTGCGTCACGCGAGTCGCGGAGTGTAGCACAGGCCCTACCGGACCTTGTGAAGGGGCGCACGAGCGACCCCCTGGGAGCGGGTGGATACTCGATGGCATGAGCACCACGGAGCGTCCCAGGATCCTCGTAGTAGGCGGTGGGTACGTAGGCCTGTACGCAGCTCGGCGCATTCTCAAGAAGATGCGCTACGGCGAGGCGACCGTCACGGTCGTCGACCCCCGGTCGTACATGACCTACCAGCCCTTCCTCCCCGAAGCCGCCGCCGGCAACATCTCCCCTCGCCATGTCGTCGTCCCGCTGCGACGCGTGCTGCCGAAGGCGGAGGTCCTCACCGGCCGGGTCACCACCATCGACCAGGACCGCAAGGTCGCCACGATCGCCCCGCTGGTGGGCGAGGCGTACGAG contains:
- a CDS encoding DUF501 domain-containing protein produces the protein MQTPPPPTPRTEPTDADVEAFKQQLGRPPRGLRAIAHRCPCGQPDVVETAPRLPDGTPFPTLYYLTCPKASSAIGTLEANGVMKEMTERLQTDPELAAAYRSAHEDYIRRRDEIEELTGFPSAGGMPDRVKCLHVLVAHSLAAGPGVNPLGDEAIAMLPEWWAKGACVVPGADAACE
- a CDS encoding exopolyphosphatase gives rise to the protein MTRVAAIDCGTNSIRLLVADVHPETGELVDLDRRMTIVRLGQGVDRTGRLAPEALERTFAACREYAEIIKEHGAERLRFVATSASRDASNRDDFVRGVLDILGVEPEVISGDQEAEFSFTGATRELAGHNEGGAKRPSIEGGGGRRAGEMTEPYLVVDIGGGSTEFVVGEEHVRAARSVDVGCVRMTERHLVRDGKVSDPPTAEQIAAIRADIEAALDLAEQTVPLREAHTLVGLAGSVTTISAIAQELPEYDSARIHHSRISHDRVREITEWLLRSTHAERAAIPSMHPGRVDVIGAGALVLLAIMERIGAAEVVVSEHDILDGIAFKVAEEAEAGKGGR